A window of Littorina saxatilis isolate snail1 linkage group LG7, US_GU_Lsax_2.0, whole genome shotgun sequence contains these coding sequences:
- the LOC138971254 gene encoding uncharacterized protein, whose protein sequence is MELGQYIYLVLSAVATLQVYLVHGEESVMEGMQSAQTLGDDLRMAERKRYPRRKYDWKRWHALNTWGKRWSNRFATWGKRGWNAQPFATWGKRDWNDRSFATWGKRDWNDRSFATWGKRDWNDRSFATWGKRDWNDRSFATWGKRDWNDRSFATWGKRPGSVGQVGTADKRPSWNQLGVWGKRDWTGNNQFATWGKRADADDDNAGTTTLVEDGVGAYPLEMVVPQKRGWNQFVTWGKRDGAHHIAKRWANMASWGKRSGSSGEQDDNKAEDPNTDKADASSGNGSGSQAIPSDPSQSPTQDSNNNNNTNTKNDGMASVNDRDNKTESNSDSTTQLQTEGAHNTHKRWSNVQTWGKRAPENVEKKWKNMSVWGKRSDDEDSDHGVDKKWKTMSVWGKRSDDKDTDHGVDKKWKTMSVWGKRSDEDSDIGVDKKWKTMSVWGKRSDDEDSDHEVDKKWKNMSVWGKRSDDEDSDHGVDKKWKNMSVWGKRSDDEDSSLHADKKWKNMGVWGKRFDGDDSTLDTEKRWKNMAVWGKRSVDEDSPHGLDKKWKNMAVWGKRSVGDDSPLDTEKRWKNMAVWGKRSDGDDSPVGIIKKWKNMSVWGKRSLGEHSADKKWGNMAAWGKRESLGDTNKRWNNMASWGKRSHLLDTPTAANKKWSNVATWGKRESGRHSPAGAGKRWNAMSSWGKRENQGQWNTMATWGKRSSDPNDAHLLHSESATLFQLFDKDGNHSVDDQEFEDFLTWLHSDQEQKKTE, encoded by the coding sequence ATGGAACTAGGGCAGTACATATACCTCGTGCTGTCGGCAGTGGCCACGCTACAAGTCTACCTCGTGCACGGCGAGGAATCGGTGATGGAGGGCATGCAGTCTGCCCAGACCTTAGGGGACGACCTGAGAATGGCGGAAAGAAAGCGCTATCCCCGCAGGAAGTATGACTGGAAGCGCTGGCACGCGCTCAACACGTGGGGCAAGCGATGGAGCAACCGCTTTGCTACCTGGGGCAAGCGCGGCTGGAACGCGCAACCTTTTGCCACGTGGGGCAAGCGAGATTGGAACGACCGGTCTTTCGCTACCTGGGGCAAGCGAGATTGGAACGACCGGTCTTTCGCTACCTGGGGCAAGCGTGATTGGAACGACCGGTCTTTCGCTACCTGGGGCAAGCGTGATTGGAACGACCGGTCTTTTGCTACCTGGGGCAAGCGTGATTGGAATGACCGATCCTTTGCCACTTGGGGCAAGCGCCCGGGGAGCGTCGGGCAGGTGGGAACGGCGGACAAACGACCAAGCTGGAACCAGTTGGGAGTGTGGGGCAAACGGGACTGGACGGGCAACAACCAGTTCGCCACCTGGGGCAAGCGAGCGGACGCTGACGATGACAACGCGGGAACGACGACGTTAGTGGAAGACGGAGTGGGTGCGTACCCCTTGGAGATGGTGGTCCCCCAGAAGAGAGGCTGGAACCAGTTCGTCACCTGGGGCAAGCGGGACGGCGCGCACCACATCGCCAAACGCTGGGCCAACATGGCGTCTTGGGGAAAGCGCAGCGGTAGTAGCGGCGAGCAAGACGACAACAAGGCAGAGGATCCGAACACAGATAAAGCTGACGCCTCCAGTGGTAACGGTAGCGGCTCCCAAGCCATTCCGTCTGACCCCAGCCAGTCACCGACCCAagacagtaacaacaacaacaacaccaacacgaAGAATGACGGCATGGCCAGCGTAAACGATCGCGACAATAAGACGGAGAGCAATTCAGACAGTACCACTCAGCTGCAGACAGAGGGCGCTCACAATACTCATAAACGCTGGAGCAACGTCCAGACTTGGGGAAAAAGAGCTCCAGAAAACGTGGAAAAGAAGTGGAAGAACATGTCTGTTTGGGGAAAACGCTCCGACGACGAAGATTCCGATCATGGTGTTGACAAAAAATGGAAGACCATGTCTGTTTGGGGAAAACGCTCCGACGACAAAGATACCGACCATGGGGTTGACAAAAAATGGAAGACCATGTCTGTTTGGGGAAAACGCTCCGACGAAGATTCCGATATTGGGGTTGACAAAAAATGGAAGACAATGTCTGTTTGGGGAAAACGCTCCGACGACGAAGATTCCGATCATGAGGTTGACAAAAAGTGGAAGAACATGTCTGTTTGGGGAAAACGCTCAGACGACGAAGATTCTGATCACGGTGTTGACAAAAAGTGGAAAAACATGTCTGTTTGGGGAAAACGCTCCGACGACGAAGACTCGTCTCTTCATGCAGACAAAAAGTGGAAGAATATGGGGGTTTGGGGAAAGCGCTTTGACGGAGATGATTCCACTCTTGATACAGAGAAAAGGTGGAAGAACATGGCTGTTTGGGGAAAACGCTCTGTCGACGAAGATTCCCCTCATGGTCTCGACAAAAAGTGGAAGAATATGGCTGTTTGGGGAAAACGCTCCGTCGGAGATGATTCCCCTCTAGATACGGAGAAGAGGTGGAAGAACATGGCTGTTTGGGGAAAGCGCTCTGACGGAGATGATTCCCCTGTGGGTATCATCAAAAAGTGGAAGAACATGTCTGTCTGGGGAAAGCGTTCTCTAGGAGAACATTCTGCCGACAAGAAGTGGGGCAATATGGCTGCCTGGGGCAAGCGGGAGTCTCTAGGGGACACGAACAAACGGTGGAACAACATGGCCTCTTGGGGCAAAAGGAGTCACCTCTTAGACACTCCCACGGCGGCCAACAAGAAGTGGAGTAACGTGGCCACATGGGGCAAGCGGGAGTCTGGGAGGCACTCCCCTGCTGGGGCGGGCAAGCGATGGAACGCCATGTCGTCTTGGGGCAAGAGGGAGAACCAGGGCCAGTGGAACACGATGGCGACGTGGGGTAAACGTTCTTCAGATCCGAACGACGCCCATCTCTTACACAGTGAGAGTGCAACTCTCTTCCAGCTCTTCGACAAAGATG